The DNA segment CGGCGCACCAGGCCGACCGTGCGCATCGCGTGGTGGATGCGGCCGCCGCCGAGGCGGGTCTGGGCCACCACGAACGCCCCTCCACGCGGCCCCAGCATGTGGTCGGCGGGCACGCGCACGTTCTCATACCGCACGTAACCCTCACGCCCACCGCCGTCGAGTGGCTGGTAGCCCAGTCCGACATCGCGCACGACGTTCACGCCGGGCGTGCCACCGGGCACGACGAACATCGAATACCGCTGATACGGAGGGGCATCCGGATCCGTCATCGCCATCACGATGATGAAGGACGCCATCGACGCGAACGACGAATACCACTTCTCGCCCTTGATCACCCAGTGGTCGCCGTCCTCGACGGCGGTCGTGGTGAAGACCTTCGGGTCCGCCCCGCCGTGTGGTTCGGTCATCGAGAAACACGACACGATCCGGTTGTCCAGCAACGGCTCGAGGTAACGCTGCTTCAGCTCGGGAGTGCCGTAGTGCGCGAGGATCTCGCTGTTGCCGGAGTCAGGCGCCTGCGAGCCGAACACGATGGGCGCACACTCGGACCGGCCCAGGATCTCGTTGAGCAGCGCCAGCTTCACCTGGCCGTAGCCCGGCCCACCGAGGTGTGGACCGAGATGGGTGGCCCACAGCCCGCGGTCCTTGACGATCTGCTGCAGTGGTGGGATCAGTGCCTGACGCACCGGATCGTTGAGGTCGTGCGACTCCGCGACGATGAGATCGATGGGTTCGCACTCCGAGCGGACGAACCCGTCGACCCACGCCAGTTGCTCGTCCCACTCGGGGTCGGTCGAGAAATCCCATGCCATCGACGAGTCCCCTCACGTTCGCTTCGCGGTCCACGGTTGCCGCCGCGCCGCCGCGTCATCGGTCGCATGCGATAGCACCTGATTGCGGTTCTCCAGCTCCAGCGCGGCGTCGAGGCTCGCGGCGTCGGTGTTCACGTGCAGCGCCCGTTTGGTCAACTGCACCCCGAACGGCGAGAGTCCGGCCACCAGCGCGGCGAGTTCGACCGCGCGGTCGACCAGGGCTCCGGAGCCCACCAGTTGGGACACCAGTCCGCGGCGGTCGGCCTCGTCGGCGGTGACCGTGCGGCCGGTCAGCATCCAGTCCGCCGCCACGCTCGTGCCGACGATGCGGGGCAGGTGGTAGCTCATGCCCATCTCGGCTCCGGACAACCCCAGCAGAATCGCGGCATTACCGAAAGAGGCTGCGGCCGAACAGATCCGAATATCGGCGGCCAGGCACAGCGCGAGCCCGGCGCCCACACACGGACCGTTGACGGCGGCGATCACCGGTTGGGGCAGCGCCCGCAGCGCCTGCGGCAGGGCCGCCATCGTCTCCTGGAAACGCATCCGGTCCAGGGCGGGCGCATCCGCCTCGAGCATGCCGGGCCCGAAGTCGCGCACGTCGATGCCCGAACAGAACCCGCGTCCGGCGCCGGTGAGCACGACCGCGTGCGTGCCGGTGTCGGTGCGCAGCGCGGCCAGGGTGGCGGCCAGTTCGCGCACCATCACCTCGTTCAGCGCGTTGAGGCGTTCGGGCCGGTTGAGGGTGAGTACAGCGACACCCGCGCAGGGGGTCGTCATGGTGACGGGGGCGGCCACCGTCAGATCCGCTCGACGATCGTGGCGGTGCCCATACCGCCGCCGGTGCACATGGTGACCAGTCCGGTGGTCAGGCCGCGGCGCTCCAGTTCGTCGAGCACCGTGCCGATCAGCATGGCGCCGGTGGCGCCGATCGGGTGCCCGAGCGCGATGGCCCCACCGTTGACGTTGACGCGGTCCGGGTCGAGGTCGAGGTCGCGAATGGTCTTGAGCGGCACGGCGGCGAACGCTTCGTTGACCTCCCACAGGTCGATGTCACCGGTGTGCATACCCGCCTTGGCCAGACACGCCTGGGCGGCCGGGCCGGGAGCGGTCAGCATGATGATCGGTTCGCTGCCGATCGCGGCCGTCGCGCGGATCCGGGCGCGGGGCGAGATCCCCTGTCGCCGTGACCATTCGGGTGAGGCGATCACCGCGGCGGCGGCACCGTCGACCACGCCGGACGAATTGCCCGCGTGGTGGACGTGGTCGATGCGCTCGACCTTCGGATAGCGGTCCAGGCAGATCTCGTCGAAGGTCAGGCTCTCGCCCTCGACACCGGCCGCTCCCATCGCGGCGAACGCGGGGCGCAGACCGGCGAGGGTCTCCACGGTGGTTCCCGGCCGGGGGTGCTCGTCATGGTCGAGCAGTGGGGTGCCATCGGTGTCGGTCACCGTGATGAGCGACCGGTCGAACCGGCCCTCGGCGATCGCCTCCTGCGCGCGCCGCTGGCTCTGTGCGGCGTAGGTGTCGACGTCCGCACGGGTGAAGCCCTCCAGCGACGCGATCAGATCGGCCGAGATGCCCTGCGGCACCGTCGGGTAGCGCTTCCGCAAAGCCGGGTTGGCGCCGTCGATCGTCGGCGCCCCGACCGTCACGTCCCATCTCGACATCGATTCCACACCGCCGGCCACCACGACGTCCTGCGCCCCGCTGGCCACACCGGCCGCAGCGACCGTGATGGCCTGCTGCCCGGACCCGCAGAACCGGTTGAGCGTCATCCCGGGAACCGTCTGCGGCCAGCCCGCCAGCAGCACCGACAAGCGGGCGATGTCGTCGCCGTGTTCCCCGGCCTGCAGACCGTTGCCCGCCACGACGTCGTCCACCTCGCCGGGGTCGAAACCGCAACGAGTGACCAGCGCCTCGAGGCACTGCGCGAACAGCTCCTGGGGATGGACACCGTGCAGGCCACCGCCGGGCCGGCCGCGGCCGCGCGGGGTGCGCACGGCGTCGAGAATCCACGCGTCCGTCATCGGGCAGCTCCCCTCGTCGCGAGCCGGCGGTAGAGGCGAGAATGCCTTTACGTGTGGCGAGAAGGCTATTCTCCGAAATCGCCGGGTGCAATACCGCCTCACCCCTAAGCTGGGCGAGTGCCCAGCGATACGACGGCGCCGCCGGTGCAGCCCGCGGCGTTCCTGCGCACCACGCTGCCGCTGGACCTGTCCGGCCTCGCCCACCTCGACAGCGGCCGCTACCACTCGATCTGGCTCCCCGACCACATGGTCAGTTTCTGGCCCGATTCGATCTGGACACCGGAGTTCACCGACCTGGCCCGAGCGTCTCCGTCCCCGCACCGCCACCTCGACGGGATGGCGGTGGCCGCCGCGGCCGCGGTGCTGACCGAGACGACCCCGCTGGCGACCGCCGTCGTGGACACCGTGCGCCGGCACCCCGCCTCTCTGGCGCAGTCCGCGTTGACCATCGACCACCTCGCCCGCGGACGTTTCATCCTTGGCCTGGGCAGTGGCGAGCGGGAGAACATCGTGCCCTACGGGTTCGGTTTCGACCGGCCCGTCAGCCGGTTCGAGGAGGCCCTTCGGGTCATCCGGCTGCTCTGGGAATCCGACAAGCCGGTCGACTTCGACGGGCAGTTCTACCGATTGCGGGAGGCGCGACTGGACACCGAACCCTACGGCGGCCGATTCCCGGAGATCTGGATCGGCGCCAGCGGACCCCGGATGCTCGACATCGCCGGCCGCCACGCCGACGGCTGGTGGCCGGCCGGCGCATGGACTCCGGAGCACTACGCCGACATGCTCGCCACTGTCCGCGGTGCGGCCGAGCGCGCCGGACGGGACCCGATGGCGATCACCCCCTGCTTCATCCAGATCTGTCTGATCGCCCGCGACGAGGCCGCACTGGCCGACATCGTGCAGGCCCCGCTGGTCAAGGCGCTTCTCCTGCAGGTATCGGCCGAGACGCTGTCGACGTTCGGGCACGACCACCCGCTCGGCGCGGACTGGCGCGGCTTCCACGACATCGACCCTGCGACGCTCACCCGTGACCGGATCCTCGACTTCCTCGACCGCGTGCATCCGGAGGCACTGCTGGCGGTTCTGCCCCACGGCACACCCCGCCAGGTCGCCCGCATCGTCAAGGACTACGTCGACGCGGGGCTGCGCGTCCCCAAGATCATGGACTACGGCGCGATGGCCGGCCTCTCCCACGCCGCCGCGTCCGCCGGCAACGTCCGCGAGGCCGAGGACGAACTGGTGCGGCTGTGCGGAGCACAGAACCATGAGTGAACGATTGGACGCCCGCGATCTGCTGGCGCGCGCCGAGACGGCCACCGGGCTGCACGACTACGGTGACCCGAGCCTGCCCGAACGGTTCGAGGTGGCGGTCGAGCATCTCAACGGCCTGGGCATGAACGCCGAAGGCATACAACGCGCGTCGGAGGTGTGCCACTGGCTGCTCACCTCGCGGCTGGAGTTCTTCGCCGACCGGCACCGCCACGCGGTCGCCGACGAGGTGATCGACCGGCCGATGTTCGTCACCGGTGAACCGCGTTCGGGCACAACGCTGATGCACGCCCTCATGTCGGTCGATCCCGACGCGCGCGCACTGCGGTTCTGGGAGGTGATGTATCCGTCACCGCCGCCGGGGCTGGCGGGTCCCGACGATCCGCGCCGCGCCCGCGCCGATGCGGACTGGCGCGAGATCAACGCCAGAATGCCCAAGTGGCTGCACAGCCATCCCTACAACGACATGCTCGGCGACGGCCTGCCCGAGGACGAGCGCACCTGGGCGTTCGATTTCCGGGTGATGACGCCGACGGCGTGGTGGCGGGTGCCGATGCAGACGGTGGTGGGCGGACTGCCGACCGATGCGGCGGCGCAGTACCGGATCCACCGGGCGATGTTGCAGCAGTGCCAGTATGGGAGGCCGCGAAAGTACTGGGTGTGCAAGGGGTTCCACGGGTTTCGGCTCGACGAGTTCTTCGCGGCCTATCCGGACGCCCACCTGCTGTGGCTGCATCGCGATCCGGTTCAGGTCGCCGCCTCGCGCACGATGATGATGGCCGACATCCTCGAGGGCATCGTGGGCCCCATCGACCTCGCGGCCGCGGCGAAGATGCATCTCGACCTCACCCGGGCGAGCATCGCCAACACGATGAGCCATCCCCTGGTCGGCGACCCCCGGGTGCACCATGTGCGATACACCGATTTCATCGCCGACCAGGTGGGCACCGTGCGGAGCTTCTACGCCTCCTGCGGACGCGAACTGTCCGGCGCCGCCGAGTCGGCGATGCGCCGCTACCTGGCCGACAACCGCGGCGACCGGTACGGCAAGTTCCGCTACTCCACGTCGCTTCTCACCGACATCGGTGAGGACATCGATGCGCTGAACGAGGAGTTCCGGCCGTTCCGCGAGCGGTTCGGGGTGTCCATCGAGAAGCGGAGCTGAGGTCCGGTGACGCTCGAGCGGATGTCGGTGCACAGCGTGACGTTCTACGGCGCCGCGCTCGGCGAATTGCACACCCACTGGACGGCGCTGGGCCTGAACCGGTTGAGCCTCATCGACTTCCAGCTGTCCGACCCGGCGCTGGCGCCGCTGCTCGACGCGCACGGATACCGCATCGACGCCGTCTACCATCTGTTCGGCGCGGGCCGGGTGCCCGCCGCGGCCGACGACATCGCCGCCGCGCGGGACACTCTGAACCGGCTCATCGACACGGCGGCCGGCGTGGACGCGCGGATGGTCTACATGCTCACCGGCGGACGGGGGCCGCTGTCCTGGCGGGAGGGTGCCGACCGGTTCTGCGCCGCGGTGGCGCCGTGCGTGGCACGCGCCCGCGACGCCGGTGTCGCGCTGGCGATCGAGAACGCGTCGAGCCTGTACGCCGACATCCACATCGCGCACTCGCTGCGCGACACGATCATGCTGGCCGAGATGGCGGGGCTGGGCATCTGCATCGACCTCTTCCACTGCTGGGCCGAGGCTGAACTGCCGGCACTGATCGAACGCGCACTGCCCCGCACCGAACACGTGCAGCTGAGCGACTATGTGCTCGGCGACCGCGCACTGCCCGCACGCGCGGTGCCCGGTGACGGCGCCATCCCCGTCGAGTCGTTCGTCGCCCAGGTCCTCGCCGGCGGGTATGCACACGGTGTCGATCTGGAACTCATCGGGCCGCGGATCGATGCGGAGGGGCGCGCGGCCGCGGCCCGGCGCGCATGCGACGTCATCGGCCCGATGCTCGACCGGCTCGGTGCGTGATGGCGTTCGGTGACGGCGACGACGACGCCACACTGCACGCGGCGTGGTCGGCGTTCTGCGCCCGGCTCGAAGCAGCAGGCGCACAGGCCTACAAGGACCACAACGCCACCTCGGGACGACAACGCGCCGACGCACTGCGATTCCTGACCCAGAACCTCGGGCAGGCATTCGACCTCGCACTGGAGACCGCCGACACGCGGTATCCGGTGGTGCACGCCTTCTGCACGCCGCTGCGCAAACTGGGCGGTGACTGCGCGGACTTCACCTACCACCAGGCCTGGATCGACGGTGCGCACACCTACCGCATCACCGGAAACCGCGGCACCGCACCGTTTCTCAACATCACCGTGCAGGGGCCCCGGCAGACCGGCCCAGGCGTGCTGCACGAGCCGTTCGGAGACGTGCCGGAGGCCAACCTGTTCGGCCACCAGCTGACGGCCGGGCCGGACGGCGACTTCGAGTTGAATGTCGGAGGGCCGCAACGCGATCCGAACTGGCTGCCGACGACGCCCGAGTCCCGCAAACTGTTCATTCGCCAGGGTTTCGACGGGTGGGACGAGCGCCCTGCCGAGCTGCGGATCGAGCGGGTGGACATGGCCTCACCGCGGCCGCTGCCCACGCCCGCAGACATGGTGCGAGCGATCGAATGGGCCGGCGACTTCGTCGAGGGCGTGATGCGCGACTGGCCGGATCACCCGTTCGGCTACGGCGGTGTCGATCCCGGGCGGCCCAACCGGTTTCCCCCGGCCGACCGCGTCGCCGGTGACGACAAACGCGGACGTGCGGCGGCGAACATGTACTGGGAACTCGAGGCCGACGAGGCGCTGGTCATCGAGTTCGACGCGCACGAGGGGCTGTGGAACCTGACCAACATGGGCGTGTTCTTCACCAGCATGGACTACCTGTACCGCCCGGTGAGCTACACGCCGAGCAGGACCGTGATCGACGGGGACGGGAAGATCCGCGTGGTGCTGGCCCACGACGACCCGGGGTGCCACAACTGGCTCGACACGCAGGGTTTCAGCCGCGGCAACGTGACCTACCGTCACCTGCTCGCCGGCGAACCCGTCGCCCTGCGAACCCGCGTCGTGAGCCGGGCCGAGCTCGCCGAGGTCCTACCCCCGGACACCGTGACCGTCACCGCGGAGCAACGCAGCGCCCAGATGTGGGCCCGGTTCAACGGCGTCCGGCTGCGGCACCGGATGTGAGCGCGGTCAGCCGCAGGCGGCGAGCACCAGTTCGCGCACCCGCGCCGCGTCGGCCTGACCCTTGGTCGCCTTCATCACGGCACCGACGATGGCGCCCGCGGCCTGCACCTTGCCACCGCGGATCTTCTCGACGATGCCGGGATTGGCGGCCAGCGCCTCGTCGACCGCGGCCTGCAGCGCCGAATCGTCTCGCACCACTTCGAGTCCGCGGTCGGCCATCACCTGCGCGGGCTCACCCTCACCGGCCAGCACGCCCTCGACGACCTGGCGGGCCAGCTTGTTCGACAGCTTTCCGCTGTCGACCAGTTCGACCACCGCCGCCACCTGCGCCGGGGTGATGGGCAGCGCGTCGAGTTCCACGCCGAGTTCATTGGCCTTCTGCACCAGGAAGTTCCCCCACCAGGCGCGGGCGGCCTCACTGGAGGCGCCGTGTTCGACGGTCGCGGCCACGAGGTCGATCGCCCCGTTGTTGACCAGGTCGCGCATCACCTCGTCGGAGATACCCCACTCCTGCTGGATTCGCTTGCGCGCCAGCCACGGCAGCTCGGGCAGCGTCTGACGCAGCCGCTCGACGAGCTCGGCGTCCGGCGCGACAGGTTCGAGATCCGGTTCCGGGAAGTAGCGGTAGTCCTCCGCGGTCTCCTTGCTGCGTCCCGGCGAGGTGTACCCATCCTCGTGGAAGTGCCGCGTCTCCTGGGTGATCGTGCCACCGGCGGTCAGCACCGCGGCCTGGCGGCGCATCTCGTAGCGGACAGCCACCTCGACGCTCTTGAGCGAGTTGACGTTCTTGGTCTCGGTGCGCGTGCCGAACTCGGCCTGCCCGACGGGTTTGAGCGACACGTTCGCATCGCAGCGCATCGATCCCTGATCCATGCGCACATCGGACACCCCGAGCGCTCGCAGCAGGTCGCGCAGCGCCGTGACGTAGGCGCGGGCGATCTCCGGGGCGCGCGCGCCGGCACCCTCGATCGGCCGGGTGACGATCTCGATCAACGGCACACCGGCGCGGTTGTAGTCGGCCAGCGAGTTCGTCGCGCCCGAGATGCGCCCTGTGTCGCTGCCCAAGTGGGTCAGCTTGCCCGTGTCCTCCTCCATGTGGGCCCGTTCGATCTCCACCCGCCAGGTGGTGCCGTCGTCGAGCGGCACGTCGAGGTACCCGTTGATCGCGATCGGTTCGTCGTACTGCGAGATCTGGTAGTTCTTCGGCTGGTCCGGATAGAAGTAGTTCTTCCGGGCGAACCGGCACCACGGCACGATCTCGCAGTTGAGCGCCAAGCCGATGCGGATCGCCGATTCGACGGCCTCCTGGTTGAGTACGGGCAGCGAACCGGGCAGCCCCAGACACACGGGGCACACCTGCGTGTTGGGTTCGGCGCCGAACGCGTTGGCGCAGCCGCAGAACATCTTGGTCGCCGTCGACAGTTCGACGTGCACCTCCATGCCCATCACCGGTTCGAAGCGCGCCACGACCTCGTCGTAGTCGAGAAGGTCTGCCACCGAAGTCGCCGTCATGAGCTCGATCCTAGTTGCGGCCCCACCGGCCCCGCCGGTCCCCGGCCCGGGGACGCCTCCGGGCGCCCGCGAGCGTGGACACATTGCGGCCCGCATGGTGACGAAGGCCGCACGGCGCCGCAATGGTCGCTGGTCGCCGTAGTTAGCAAGCCCGGCTAAAGTTATCGTCAAGATCAAAGATCGGGGTCATGGATGCAGCTCAGTCGGGGTGTTGGCAAGGTCGCCGCAGCGGCGGCCGTCGGGTCGGCGGCGATGTTCGGCGGGACGTTCGCGGCACCGGTCGCGGCCGCCCAGCCGTGTCCGGACGTCGAGGTGATCTTCGCGCGCGGCACCACCGAGGCGCCCGGCGTGGGATGGGTCGGGCAGGCTTTCGTCGACTCGCTGCAGAAGCAGTTGGGCGACAAGTCGGTGAACGTCTATCCGGTCGCCTATCCGGCGAGCCCGGACTGGCCACGCGCCGCCGACGGCGTCATCGACACGAGCAACCGCGTCCGCGACATGGTCAACACCTGTCCTGACTCGAAGATGGTGCTCGGCGGCTACTCGCAGGGCGCGGCGGTCATGGGCTACGTCACCGCCGACGAGATCCCGCCGGGCTACATCCCCCCGGTCGGCATCACCGGACCGATGGCCCCGGAGATCGCCGACCACGTGGCCGCCGTCGTGCTGTTCGGTCAGCCGTCGACGCGATTTCTCGACGCGATCAGCGCACCGCCGATCACGATCGGCTCGCTGTATGCCGGCAAGACCCTCGAGCAGTGCATCCCGGATGATCCGATCTGCACCGACAACGGCGGAAACCTGTTCGCGCACAGCCAATACGGCGCCAACGGCATGATCGACCAGGCCGCCACCTACGCGGCGGACCGGGTCAGGGCCTGATCGTCAGCCGAAGAACTCGGCGGCGTCGTCGTAGCGGGTCTGCGGCACCAGTTTGAGTTGACGGGTGGCGTCGGCGAGCGACACCCGGCCGATCTCCTGCCCGCGCAGCGACACCATCATCCCGTACTCCCCCGCGTGGGCGGCGTCGGCGGCGTTCACACCGAAACGCGTCGCCAGCACGCGGTCGAACGGCGTCGGCGTGCCACCGCGCTGCACATGGCCGAGCACCGTCACCCGCACATCGCGGTTGACCCGCTTCTCCACCTCGATCGCCAACTGCTGGGCGACGCCGGTGAACTTCTCGTGGCCGAACTCGTCCATCCCGCCCTGGCGCAACTGCATGGTGCCCTCGGCGGGTTTCGCCCCCTCGGCGACGACGCAGATGAAGTGCGAATCCCCGCGCACGAACCGCTGTTTGACCAGCCGGCACACATCTTCGACGTCGAAGGGCTGTTCGGGGATCAACGTCATGTGCGCCCCGGAGGCCAGACCGGCGTTCAACGCGATCCAGCCGGCGTGGCGGCCCATCACCTCGACGAGCATCACCCGCTGATGGGACTCCGCGGTGGAGTGCAGCCGGTCGATGGCCTCACTGGCCACCGTCAGCGCGGTGTCGTGTCCGAAAGTGACGTCGGTGCAGTCGATGTCGTTGTCGATGGTCTTCGGCACCCCGACCACCGGCACGTTCTCCTCCGACAGCCAGTGCGCGGCGGTCAGCGTGCCCTCCCCGCCGATCGGGATCAGCACGTCGATGCCGTTGTCGTCGAGCGTCTGCTTGATCTGATCCAGCCCGGCGCGCAGCTTCTCCGGGTGCACGCGCGCGGTGCCGAGCACCGTGCCGCCCTTGGCGAGCAGCCGGTCGTTGCGGTCGTCGTTGCGCAACTGGATGCGACGGTTCTCCAGCAGACCGCGCCAGCCGTCCTGGAATCCCACGACCGACGAGCCGTAGCGCACATCGCAGGTGCGGACCACCGCCCTGATCACGGCGTTCAGGCCGGGACAGTCACCACCGCCGGTGAGAACTCCGATGCGCATAGACCCATTCTTCCTGTAGCCGGCGCCGAGCGCACGGTTGTTCGCCGCGCCACTCGGCCGATGCGTACATCAATCGTGCAGTGGGCGCCTACAGCGCGGTGGGCAGCGGACCGCGGGCCGCCTCGTAGGCCGCACCCACCCGGTACAGCCGGTCGTCGGCCAGCGCAGGCGCCATGATCTGCAGCCCCACCGGCAGGTTGTCGTCCGGCGAGAGCCCCGACGGCACCGACATCCCGCAGTGCCCGGCCAGGTTCAGCGGCAGCGTGCACAGGTCGAACAGGTACATCGCCAGCGGATCGTCGACCTTCTCCCCCAGCGGGAACGCGGTGGTCGGCGTGGCGGGCGAGACCAGCACGTCGACGTTCTCGTAGGCCGCGTCGAGGTCACCGGCGATCAGGGTGCGGACCTTCTGCGCCTGGTTGTAGTAGGCGTCGTAATAGCCGGCCGACAGCGCGTAGGTGCCGATCATGATGCGGCGCTTGACTTCTGGGCCGAAACCGGCGGCTCGCGTCAGTGCCATCACCTCTTCGGCGCTGTGCGTACCGTCGTCGCCCACGCGCAACCCGAACCGCATCGCGTCGAAGCGGGCCAGGTTCGACGACACCTCCGAGGGCAGGATCAGGTAGTAGGCGGCCAGCGAGTGGTCGAAGTTCGGGCAGTCCACCTCGGTGACGTCGGCGCCGAGCGCGGTGAGCTGCTCGACCGCGGCGTTGAACGACGACAGCACGCCGGGTTGGTAACCCTCCCCGCGCAGCTGCTTGACCACGCCGACCCGCACACCGCGCAGATCACCGTTCGCCCCGGCGTGGGCGGCGCGCACGACATCGGGCACCTCGGCGGGCACCGAGGTGGAGTCCCGCGGGTCATGGCCGGCGATCACCTGGTGCAGCAGCGCGGTGTCGAGCACCGTGCGCGCGCACGGCCCGCCCTGGTCCAGCGAGGAGGCGCACGCGATCAACCCGTACCGCGACACCGTGCCGTAGGTCGGTTTCACCCCGACGGTCGCGGTCAGCGCCGCCGGCTGACGGATCGAGCCACCGGTGTCGGTACCGATCGCCAGCGGCGCCTGGAACGCCGCCAGCGCCGCCGCACTGCCGCCGCCGGACCCGCCGGGCACCCGGTCGACATCCCATGGGTTGCGGGTCGGCCCGTACGCGGAGTTCTCGGTCGAACTGCCCATGGCGAATTCGTCCATGTTGGTCTTGCCGAGGATCGGCATACCCGCGGCGCGCAGTCGCACCGTGACGGTGGCGTCGTACGGCGACCGCCAGCCTTCGAGGATCTTCGAGCCGCAGGTGGTGGGCATGTCGGTGGTGGTGAACACGTCCTTGAGCGCGATCGGCACCCCCGCCAGCGGCGACGGAAGACGCTCGTTCGCGGCCACCGCCGCATCGATGCGGGCGGCCTCGGCCAGCGCCTCGTCGGCGGCCACGTGCAGGAAGGCGTGGAAGCGTTCGTCGGTGTCGGCGATCTGGTCCAGGCAGGCCTGGGTCAGTTCGGTGGCCGAGATCTCCTTGGCGGCGATACGGCCGGCCAGGGTGGCGGCGTTCTCGCGGATCAGGTCACTCATTCGGGCTCCCCCAGGATGCGCGGGACGGCGAAGCGCCCGTCGACCGCCTTCGGCGCGGCGTCCAGCGCCTCGTCCTGGGTGAGGCCGGGCACCACCACGTCGGGGCGCATGACGTTGACGTCGGTCAGCGGGTTGCCGGTCGGCTTCACCCCGGTGACGTCGACGGACTGGATCGCGCTGACGTGGCCCAGGATGGCGTCCAACTGGCCGGCGAAGCTGTCGAGTTCATCGTCGCTCAGCGCCAGGCGGGCCAGTCGGGCCAGGTGGGCCACCTCGTCTCGGGAGATCTGTGACACGACCACGCAGCCTAGTCGTGCGGCCCGGCGGCGGTTCTCCCGAGTCGCCTCCCCGCCGGTCGCCGTGGGACAGTGGTCGCCGTGCCTTCCTACCTGCTACGGGTCGAACTCGAGGACCGGCCCGGCCGCCTCGGCTCGCTGGCCGTGGCACTGGGCTCGGTGGGCGCCGACATCCTGTCCCTCGACGTCGTCGAGCGGGGCGCCGGATACGCCGTGGACGATCTGGTCGTCGAACTGCCCGTCGGTGCGATGCCCGACGCGATCATCACCGCGGCCGAAAGCCTCACGGGCGTCTACGTCGACACCATCCGGCCGCACACCGGACTGCTCGAGGCGCACCGCGAACTGGAGTTGATCGACCACATCGCCGCGGCCCGCAGGGCGGCGCGCCTGCAGGTGCTCGCCGACGAGGCGCCGCGGATACTGCGGGTCGGCTGGTGCACCGTGGTGCGTCTCACGGAGTCCGGGATCCAGCGCATCGTGGGCAGTCCCGGCGCGCCCGAGACCCAGGCCGAGTCGGCGCCGTGGCTACCACTGACGCACGCCGAGGCGCTCGACGCGACCGAGGACTGGGTGCCGCAGGTGTGGCGCGACATGGACACGACGCTGGCCGCCGCCCCGCTGGGCGACCCCGGAACCGCGGTGGTGCTGGGCCGCCCCGGCGGACCGGCCTTCCGGCCCTCGGAGGTCGCCCGGCTGGGCTACCTCGCCGGCATCGTGACGACGATATTGAAATAGGGCCCTGCGGTGAGCTCTAGCCGCTCGCGGGCACCGGATAGCGGTCGTTGACGTCGGCGTTGGTGTCCTTGCGGGCGCAGTGGGCGCAGCAGAAGATCGCCTC comes from the Mycolicibacterium litorale genome and includes:
- a CDS encoding ACT domain-containing protein; the encoded protein is MVAVPSYLLRVELEDRPGRLGSLAVALGSVGADILSLDVVERGAGYAVDDLVVELPVGAMPDAIITAAESLTGVYVDTIRPHTGLLEAHRELELIDHIAAARRAARLQVLADEAPRILRVGWCTVVRLTESGIQRIVGSPGAPETQAESAPWLPLTHAEALDATEDWVPQVWRDMDTTLAAAPLGDPGTAVVLGRPGGPAFRPSEVARLGYLAGIVTTILK